In bacterium, a single genomic region encodes these proteins:
- a CDS encoding YciI family protein, giving the protein MKIFTGLLLCSLLCFSLQAQESKETKKLQFAYVLKLIPRLLDDKNWTQSDNEAVGAHFKQLKTYLSEGRLIMAGRSLNSDASQFGLVVLEVDSEAEARTIMENDAAVKAGIMTAQLVPFYTALMRKAE; this is encoded by the coding sequence ATGAAAATATTTACAGGGCTTCTGTTGTGCAGCTTGCTATGTTTTTCTTTGCAAGCGCAGGAATCTAAAGAGACTAAGAAATTGCAATTTGCTTATGTGTTGAAATTAATTCCGCGATTACTTGACGATAAAAACTGGACTCAAAGCGATAACGAAGCTGTCGGTGCGCATTTCAAACAATTAAAAACCTACTTGAGTGAAGGCAGACTCATCATGGCGGGACGTTCGTTGAATTCCGATGCAAGCCAGTTCGGTCTCGTTGTTCTTGAAGTTGATTCTGAGGCTGAAGCGCGGACGATCATGGAAAATGATGCGGCCGTAAAAGCGGGAATTATGACGGCGCAATTGGTGCCGTTTTACACCGCTTTAATGCGAAAAGCGGAATAA